A DNA window from Pseudarthrobacter sp. W1I19 contains the following coding sequences:
- a CDS encoding HAD-IC family P-type ATPase — MAHLSERAGLSTDDVAVRIESGLTNVTSNDSSRSLWDIFRANVLTLFNAIVAGSFVLLLLLGQWRDALFGFAAVSNALIGVVQEYRAKKSLDRLAVLNSPRARVLRDGAVQEIHIEDVVRDDVLVLRAGDQVPADGVILDADGLEVDESLLTGESDAVQKAAGAEVLSGSSIVSGQGRAVVTRVGAESFASRLTAEAKRFSLVQSEIRRGLDRILRWITLALLPIMAIVVNGQMQGQGGWQQAIATGTWKTASVGAVASVIAMIPLGLVLMTSVAFAVGAVRLARQKVLIQELAAVEGLARVDVLCLDKTGTLTVGRIVFDAVHELDTEAPAGWKRALGWFGADPNANATARCLTEAFPADTLRPLDSVPFSSGRKWSAVSFPAGTTMAGTWLLGAPEIVLLPGTPEPDSTLRTAAGLASTGLRTLVLAHAPGTSFTRNDNEEVLPAQAAPAVLLTFREQVRPDAAQTMSYFRDQGVELKIISGDDPRTVTAVAREVGVETDGGFDARELPEDPDELADVMEQHTVFGRVTPAQKKDMVRALQRRGHVVAMTGDGVNDALALKEADIGIAMDSAAAATKAVSRLVLLDGRFDRLPGVVAEGRQVIANIERVSMLFLAKTAYAVILSVTFGALLWGFPFLPRQLSATDGITIGIPAFFLALMPNTRRYRAGFLKRSLSFAVPAGLIIALAVLSINAYALLAGQGTGPAVRTGSVLVLTLIALWVLVVLSRPLNRWRMLIVGVMYAALAMLLTVPLLRDFFDFTLPEQEHLTATALIALAGCLAVELLHRAHRRYLSRDRAHTA; from the coding sequence ATGGCGCACCTGTCGGAAAGGGCAGGACTGTCCACTGACGATGTTGCCGTGCGCATCGAATCCGGATTGACCAACGTCACGTCAAATGATTCCAGCCGGAGCCTTTGGGACATTTTCCGGGCCAACGTCCTGACTCTCTTCAATGCCATCGTTGCCGGCAGCTTCGTGCTGCTGCTTTTGCTCGGCCAGTGGCGGGACGCGTTGTTCGGATTCGCGGCCGTCAGCAACGCCCTCATCGGTGTCGTCCAGGAATACAGGGCCAAAAAGTCACTGGACCGCCTGGCCGTCCTGAACTCCCCGCGGGCACGGGTGCTCCGGGACGGCGCGGTTCAGGAGATCCATATCGAAGACGTCGTCCGCGACGATGTGCTGGTCCTCCGCGCCGGAGACCAGGTCCCCGCGGATGGGGTGATTCTGGACGCCGACGGCCTGGAGGTCGATGAGTCTTTGCTGACCGGCGAATCGGACGCCGTGCAGAAAGCTGCCGGTGCTGAAGTGCTGTCCGGCTCCAGCATCGTCTCCGGCCAGGGAAGGGCTGTGGTGACCCGCGTGGGCGCGGAGTCGTTCGCGAGCCGCCTGACAGCCGAGGCGAAGCGGTTCTCCCTGGTGCAGTCGGAGATCCGCCGGGGGCTTGACCGGATTCTTCGGTGGATCACCCTGGCGCTACTGCCCATCATGGCCATCGTCGTCAACGGGCAGATGCAGGGCCAGGGCGGATGGCAGCAGGCCATAGCAACGGGAACCTGGAAGACTGCGTCCGTGGGCGCCGTCGCCAGCGTCATAGCCATGATTCCGCTGGGCCTGGTCCTGATGACGAGCGTCGCCTTTGCTGTGGGCGCCGTCCGGCTGGCACGCCAGAAGGTGCTCATCCAGGAACTTGCTGCTGTGGAGGGCCTTGCCCGGGTGGACGTTCTGTGCCTGGACAAGACCGGGACCCTCACCGTGGGCAGGATCGTCTTCGACGCCGTCCACGAGTTGGATACAGAAGCACCGGCAGGATGGAAGCGGGCGCTTGGATGGTTTGGCGCCGACCCGAACGCCAACGCCACCGCCCGGTGCCTCACGGAAGCGTTTCCCGCGGATACGCTCCGTCCGCTCGATTCAGTGCCCTTTTCGTCCGGCAGGAAGTGGAGCGCCGTCAGCTTCCCTGCCGGCACCACCATGGCCGGGACATGGCTGCTGGGGGCCCCGGAGATTGTCCTTCTCCCGGGAACGCCCGAGCCTGACAGTACCCTCCGGACGGCCGCCGGACTTGCCTCCACAGGATTACGGACACTAGTGCTCGCACACGCCCCCGGAACAAGCTTCACCCGAAACGACAACGAAGAAGTGCTTCCGGCCCAGGCCGCTCCCGCCGTACTTTTGACCTTTCGTGAGCAGGTCCGTCCGGACGCCGCGCAGACGATGTCCTATTTCCGGGACCAGGGCGTGGAGTTGAAAATTATTTCCGGTGACGATCCCCGGACCGTGACAGCTGTTGCCCGGGAGGTAGGGGTGGAAACCGATGGAGGCTTCGACGCCCGGGAGCTGCCCGAAGATCCCGATGAGTTGGCTGATGTCATGGAGCAGCACACCGTCTTCGGCCGGGTCACTCCTGCACAGAAGAAGGACATGGTCCGGGCGCTGCAACGGCGAGGGCACGTGGTGGCCATGACCGGTGACGGCGTCAACGATGCCCTGGCCTTGAAGGAAGCGGACATCGGCATCGCCATGGACTCCGCCGCCGCCGCGACCAAAGCCGTATCGCGGCTCGTCCTGTTGGACGGCAGATTCGACAGGCTCCCGGGGGTGGTCGCGGAAGGCCGGCAGGTGATCGCGAACATCGAACGGGTCTCCATGCTGTTCCTGGCCAAAACCGCCTACGCCGTCATCCTCTCGGTCACGTTCGGGGCGCTGCTCTGGGGATTTCCATTCCTTCCCCGCCAGCTGTCCGCCACGGACGGCATCACCATCGGAATTCCGGCCTTCTTCCTGGCGCTGATGCCGAACACCCGCCGCTACCGGGCCGGATTCCTGAAGCGCTCACTGTCCTTCGCTGTCCCTGCCGGGCTCATCATCGCGCTCGCCGTCCTCAGCATCAACGCCTATGCCCTGTTGGCCGGTCAGGGCACCGGGCCCGCCGTCCGGACTGGTTCCGTTCTTGTCCTGACCCTTATCGCCTTGTGGGTGTTGGTGGTTCTCTCGCGCCCCTTGAACCGCTGGCGGATGTTAATTGTTGGCGTGATGTATGCCGCTCTTGCCATGTTGCTGACAGTGCCGCTGCTCCGCGATTTTTTTGATTTCACCCTGCCCGAACAAGAACACCTGACAGCGACGGCGCTGATCGCCCTCGCCGGGTGCCTCGCCGTCGAACTCCTCCATCGGGCACACAGACGGTACCTCAGCAGGGACCGCGCCCATACTGCCTAG
- a CDS encoding DUF6544 family protein encodes MNGARSIRSRWKRPLPIPAAPSTTNTGRTIHAILSFNELGELINFVADGRGAASSDGRSFTKMRWSTPLTAYRSFGVHRLMGSGEGIWHAPAGNYSYLRFVLDSIEYNVARPPLLQGWPPV; translated from the coding sequence TTGAATGGCGCGAGATCGATCAGGAGTCGGTGGAAGCGTCCTTTACCAATACCGGCCGCACCATCCACTACCAATACCGGCCGCACCATCCACGCAATCCTCTCGTTCAATGAGCTCGGGGAACTGATCAACTTCGTTGCCGATGGACGAGGCGCAGCGTCGTCGGATGGACGATCATTCACCAAAATGCGGTGGTCCACTCCGTTGACTGCCTACCGGAGCTTCGGAGTGCACCGGCTCATGGGTTCCGGCGAGGGAATCTGGCACGCACCGGCAGGGAACTACTCCTACCTGCGCTTTGTCCTGGATTCGATCGAGTACAACGTGGCCAGACCGCCCCTATTGCAAGGCTGGCCCCCTGTGTAG
- a CDS encoding universal stress protein: MQDNPGSHVVVGVDGSPASVEALRQGHRLATALGAEVHALACWENPQMYDGYAVMGIGGFEEKVEQILAQAVQDAFGTQRPANLRTRLVNGAPRQTLLDASKDAAMLVVGRRGHGGFGGLLLGSVSSACVAHADCPVLVAHAPSTSS, translated from the coding sequence ATGCAGGACAACCCCGGATCCCACGTCGTTGTGGGGGTCGATGGCTCCCCGGCATCAGTTGAGGCGCTGAGGCAAGGACACCGCCTTGCCACCGCACTTGGTGCGGAAGTCCACGCCCTCGCCTGCTGGGAGAACCCGCAAATGTATGACGGCTACGCCGTGATGGGCATCGGAGGCTTTGAGGAGAAGGTGGAACAAATACTCGCCCAGGCGGTGCAGGACGCCTTTGGAACACAGCGCCCAGCCAACCTGCGGACCCGCCTGGTCAATGGAGCACCGCGCCAGACCCTTCTTGATGCCAGCAAGGACGCGGCCATGCTTGTTGTCGGCAGGCGCGGCCACGGTGGCTTTGGAGGGCTGCTTCTGGGTTCGGTAAGTTCCGCGTGCGTCGCACACGCCGATTGCCCGGTTCTCGTGGCTCACGCACCCAGCACCAGCAGCTGA
- a CDS encoding pyridoxamine 5'-phosphate oxidase family protein, with protein MDTAEPGQTTENLSVHDCWKYLRSVSVCRVAVTGGDGTDIFPVNYVPNYGTVIFRTGPGTKLDALLAIPAVVLEADGMNSYGTIAWSVVIKGLAEVVSNGEELQEAAEAGLSPWQPGVKDTLVRVTPKEISGRRFVISSPLNWWPPLDSASSEPKDAGQTT; from the coding sequence ATGGATACCGCCGAGCCAGGACAAACAACTGAAAACCTCAGCGTTCATGACTGCTGGAAATACCTTCGGTCAGTCTCCGTCTGCAGAGTGGCCGTGACCGGCGGCGACGGAACGGACATCTTCCCCGTGAACTATGTCCCCAACTACGGGACCGTCATCTTCCGGACGGGCCCCGGCACCAAATTGGATGCCCTGCTGGCAATACCTGCGGTGGTGCTGGAAGCGGACGGAATGAACAGTTACGGCACCATTGCCTGGAGTGTTGTCATTAAGGGTCTTGCTGAGGTGGTATCGAACGGCGAGGAGCTCCAGGAGGCTGCAGAGGCAGGCCTGTCCCCGTGGCAGCCGGGGGTGAAAGACACGCTCGTCCGGGTCACTCCGAAAGAAATCAGCGGCCGCCGCTTTGTCATCAGCTCGCCATTGAATTGGTGGCCGCCGCTGGACTCGGCCTCTTCCGAGCCCAAGGACGCTGGCCAGACAACGTGA
- a CDS encoding DUF1003 domain-containing protein encodes MNHQQKTWHDKHKASLTRGQRAADVMRNGMGSWPFVGSFIGFMFIWAAINTWALATQAWDPYPYILLNLLLSMLAGLQGAILLIAAKRQDAIAAAMAQHDYDTNTKAKEEIELLIAINREQLAILQELKKVAAFEGLHLHGRADTQEA; translated from the coding sequence ATGAACCATCAACAGAAGACCTGGCATGACAAACACAAGGCCTCTCTCACCAGGGGGCAACGGGCGGCTGACGTCATGCGCAACGGCATGGGAAGCTGGCCGTTCGTTGGAAGCTTCATCGGGTTCATGTTCATCTGGGCCGCAATCAACACCTGGGCGTTGGCCACCCAGGCCTGGGACCCATACCCCTACATCCTCCTGAACCTCCTGCTCTCCATGTTGGCAGGACTCCAGGGCGCCATACTGCTCATCGCCGCCAAACGGCAGGACGCCATCGCCGCGGCCATGGCCCAGCACGACTACGACACCAACACCAAGGCCAAGGAAGAGATCGAACTTCTGATAGCCATCAACCGTGAGCAGCTCGCGATCCTGCAGGAGCTGAAGAAGGTCGCGGCGTTCGAGGGCCTGCACCTCCATGGCCGCGCAGACACCCAAGAGGCGTAG
- a CDS encoding alpha/beta fold hydrolase: MVAANWPGVDPEWSREIEVASTSDADRPGTVRRWHLLDNGPQLSRRALVPAGTLLCVHGNPTWSYLWRTLLAAGSDPAHPWRVVAVDQLDMGYSERTGTFRRLAHRINDLRDLTDALALDGPVVTVGHDWGGVISLGWALAHPQQLAGVVLTNTAVHQPAGQAIPPALRLALHPALHKWGTTTSDAFLRVTHSLAHPPLSADIRSAYMAPYRGAERRAGVGNFVADIPVDASHPSFAALSGVAEGLRGLKAPALMLWGPRDPIFSDRYLKDLISRLPHAKVHRFEGAGHLVAEDRDIATPVFQWLAGNVEASEGESTRSEATPAGGQEQDAAQPGPAEFRPLWHPLQQQATGPAGADTAVVEMAPDGTAARSLSWRQLDRNILNLAAGLKEAGVESGSRVSLMVPPGVDLTVALYACLRLGAVVVVADAGLGTRGLSRAVKGATPDVLIGIDKAFAAASLLGWPGRRISVRDLPAARRRILGVETSLDELARSGAAPGAAQLPDSVDPDAPAAVLFTSGSTGPAKGVLYTHRKLAAMRDTVAETFGIRPGARLVAGFAPFALLGPALGAVSVTPAMDVTAPRTLTANALADAAAAIDATAVFASPAALRNVLATQDGLSSAGHKALERVELLLSAGAPVPEPLLAEVQRLMPRASLHTPYGMTEALPVTDISLEQIQTADADAAAGTSAGADAVAGAGNGVCVGWPVHGARVAVVPLAADGTAPGADPVTEAGVTGEILVCAPHVKEAYDRLWLVQRESASLPGWHRTGDVGHFDAAGRLWVEGRLAHVVTGPDGVVTPVGAEQAIERLDGVRLAAITGVGPAGTQAVVAVVETSPPVRKAGPAGPQLAGRVRKAALEAGVKVSAVLVVPAQPTDIRHNAKIDRTRLSRWASRVLAGGRPGKP; the protein is encoded by the coding sequence TTGGTAGCCGCCAACTGGCCCGGCGTGGACCCGGAGTGGTCGCGTGAAATCGAGGTAGCTTCCACGTCCGACGCCGATCGGCCAGGCACCGTGCGCCGCTGGCACCTGCTGGACAACGGCCCGCAGCTGTCCCGCCGTGCCCTGGTCCCCGCCGGCACCCTGCTGTGCGTGCACGGCAACCCCACCTGGTCATACCTGTGGCGGACGCTGCTCGCTGCCGGATCCGATCCCGCCCACCCGTGGCGCGTGGTCGCGGTAGACCAGCTGGACATGGGCTACTCGGAGCGGACCGGCACTTTCCGGCGGCTGGCCCACCGGATCAATGACCTTCGCGACCTCACGGACGCCCTGGCCCTGGACGGGCCGGTTGTCACTGTGGGCCACGACTGGGGCGGCGTGATCAGCCTGGGCTGGGCCCTCGCGCATCCGCAACAGCTGGCCGGGGTGGTGCTGACCAACACGGCCGTGCACCAGCCCGCAGGCCAGGCCATCCCGCCGGCCCTGCGGCTTGCCCTGCACCCCGCCCTGCACAAGTGGGGAACCACGACGTCGGACGCCTTCCTGCGGGTGACGCACTCGTTGGCGCACCCGCCGCTTTCCGCCGATATCCGCAGCGCCTACATGGCCCCCTACCGCGGAGCGGAGCGCAGGGCGGGAGTGGGGAACTTTGTTGCAGACATTCCGGTGGACGCCTCGCATCCCAGTTTCGCGGCGCTCAGTGGCGTGGCGGAAGGACTGCGCGGGTTGAAAGCCCCGGCGCTGATGCTCTGGGGCCCGCGGGATCCCATCTTCTCGGACCGGTACCTCAAGGACCTCATCAGCAGGCTCCCGCACGCCAAGGTGCACCGCTTCGAAGGCGCCGGCCATCTTGTGGCGGAGGACCGGGACATTGCCACGCCGGTTTTCCAGTGGCTCGCCGGGAACGTTGAAGCCAGCGAAGGCGAGTCCACGAGATCTGAAGCAACGCCTGCCGGCGGCCAGGAGCAGGACGCGGCGCAGCCAGGCCCTGCCGAATTCCGGCCCCTCTGGCACCCGCTCCAGCAGCAGGCGACAGGACCGGCGGGAGCGGACACCGCCGTCGTGGAAATGGCGCCGGACGGCACAGCTGCCCGCTCGCTGAGCTGGCGGCAGCTGGACCGTAACATCCTGAACCTCGCCGCGGGGCTGAAGGAGGCGGGGGTTGAAAGCGGCAGCCGTGTCAGCCTGATGGTTCCGCCCGGGGTGGACCTGACCGTGGCCCTTTACGCCTGCCTGCGGCTGGGCGCCGTGGTGGTAGTGGCCGACGCCGGACTGGGAACCAGGGGCCTGAGCCGCGCCGTCAAAGGCGCCACCCCTGATGTCCTCATCGGCATCGACAAGGCGTTCGCGGCCGCTTCACTGCTGGGCTGGCCCGGGCGGCGGATCAGCGTGCGGGATCTCCCGGCCGCCCGCCGTCGGATCCTAGGCGTGGAGACCTCCCTTGACGAGCTGGCCCGGAGCGGCGCCGCTCCCGGTGCGGCGCAATTGCCGGACAGCGTGGACCCGGATGCCCCGGCCGCCGTACTCTTCACCTCCGGCTCCACCGGCCCAGCCAAGGGTGTGCTTTATACGCACCGGAAGTTGGCGGCGATGCGGGACACGGTGGCCGAAACGTTCGGGATCCGTCCCGGTGCCCGGCTGGTGGCAGGCTTCGCGCCGTTCGCGCTGCTGGGTCCGGCGCTCGGTGCGGTGTCGGTGACCCCGGCCATGGACGTCACCGCGCCGCGCACCTTGACGGCGAACGCGCTCGCCGACGCTGCCGCGGCCATCGACGCCACGGCGGTCTTCGCCTCGCCGGCGGCTTTGCGCAACGTCCTTGCCACGCAAGATGGCCTCAGCAGCGCAGGGCATAAAGCTCTGGAACGTGTCGAACTGCTGCTCTCCGCCGGTGCCCCCGTCCCGGAACCGTTGCTGGCAGAGGTACAGCGGCTCATGCCCCGGGCCTCGCTGCACACCCCGTACGGGATGACGGAGGCGCTGCCGGTCACCGACATCAGCTTGGAACAGATCCAAACGGCCGACGCCGATGCTGCCGCCGGCACCTCCGCTGGAGCAGACGCCGTGGCGGGAGCAGGCAACGGCGTGTGTGTGGGGTGGCCCGTGCATGGCGCCCGTGTGGCCGTCGTCCCGCTGGCGGCGGATGGCACCGCCCCCGGAGCCGATCCCGTGACAGAGGCCGGAGTGACCGGTGAGATCCTGGTGTGCGCCCCGCACGTCAAGGAAGCGTACGACAGGCTCTGGCTGGTCCAGCGGGAGAGTGCCAGCTTGCCCGGATGGCACCGCACCGGCGATGTGGGGCACTTCGACGCCGCGGGCAGGCTTTGGGTGGAAGGACGCCTTGCGCATGTTGTTACGGGACCCGACGGCGTGGTGACCCCCGTGGGTGCCGAACAGGCCATCGAACGACTGGACGGCGTACGGCTGGCGGCGATCACCGGCGTCGGACCCGCGGGCACCCAGGCCGTGGTGGCCGTCGTCGAGACCTCCCCTCCAGTCCGGAAAGCCGGACCCGCTGGGCCGCAGCTGGCCGGGCGGGTCCGGAAGGCCGCACTGGAGGCCGGCGTGAAAGTCTCCGCCGTGCTCGTGGTTCCCGCGCAGCCCACGGACATCCGGCACAACGCCAAGATCGACCGGACCCGCCTGTCCCGCTGGGCTTCGCGGGTGCTTGCTGGCGGCCGGCCGGGAAAGCCATGA
- a CDS encoding 3-oxoacyl-ACP synthase III, with amino-acid sequence MAGNATFRHSNTALLSVSSVEAPRIVSSTDFDRRLASTLQRLKFPTRLLERVAGVTHRRWWAAGTSFDDAAAEAGAKALAEAGVEASEVGLLINTSVTRRNLEPSVAVKIHHGLGLPSSAMNFDLANACLGFVNGLTLAANMIDSGQIKYAMIVNGEDAEATQEATLARLQRPETTREDFNREFATLTLGSGAAAAVLGPADQHPGSHRVVGGVMRAGTEHHELCVGGIDGMATDTKGLLDGGLQLVVDAWDEARAEWDWAAMDRYVTHQVSNAYTQAIIDAIDLDPARVPITFPHWGNVGPASLPMTLAAEAQSLETGDRVLCMGVGSGLNTAMMEIVW; translated from the coding sequence TTGGCAGGGAATGCAACCTTCCGGCACAGTAACACCGCGCTGCTCTCGGTGAGCAGTGTCGAGGCTCCAAGGATCGTGAGCTCCACGGATTTTGACCGCCGGTTGGCTTCCACCCTGCAGCGGCTGAAGTTCCCGACACGGCTGCTTGAGCGCGTTGCCGGCGTAACGCACCGCCGCTGGTGGGCGGCCGGGACCTCCTTCGATGACGCTGCTGCCGAGGCGGGCGCGAAGGCGCTGGCGGAGGCCGGCGTCGAAGCGTCCGAGGTAGGTTTGCTGATCAACACCTCGGTGACCCGTCGCAACCTTGAACCGTCCGTTGCGGTGAAGATCCACCACGGACTTGGCCTGCCGTCGTCGGCCATGAACTTTGACCTCGCCAACGCCTGCCTGGGATTCGTAAACGGACTGACACTGGCGGCCAACATGATCGACTCCGGCCAGATCAAGTACGCCATGATCGTCAACGGAGAGGATGCCGAAGCCACGCAGGAGGCCACGCTGGCCCGTTTGCAGCGGCCCGAAACCACACGCGAGGACTTCAACCGGGAGTTCGCCACACTCACCCTGGGATCCGGTGCCGCCGCCGCCGTCCTGGGCCCCGCGGACCAGCACCCCGGATCGCACCGGGTGGTGGGCGGCGTGATGCGCGCCGGCACCGAACACCATGAGTTGTGCGTGGGCGGCATCGACGGCATGGCCACCGACACCAAGGGACTGCTCGACGGCGGCCTCCAACTCGTCGTCGACGCCTGGGATGAGGCGCGGGCAGAGTGGGACTGGGCCGCCATGGACCGGTACGTCACGCACCAGGTGAGCAACGCCTACACCCAAGCGATCATCGACGCGATCGACCTGGACCCTGCCAGGGTGCCCATCACGTTCCCGCACTGGGGCAACGTGGGTCCGGCGTCGCTGCCCATGACCCTCGCGGCCGAGGCACAATCCCTCGAGACGGGGGACCGGGTGCTCTGCATGGGCGTCGGATCCGGACTGAACACCGCCATGATGGAAATCGTTTGGTAG
- a CDS encoding diacylglycerol kinase family protein — MADDLAPAAPFDRLVLIFNPGRAGMAGRIETLQRDLALDLQGLPVELLPTGFAGHARDLARSEAGRGAPLIVSVSGDGGYNEVVNGVMDVPGSRAVCTVLLAGNANDHHRSLPARPLTDAIRERRVRHIDLLRITFRRAGGEQVQYAHSYVGFGLTPLMAIGIEKGGKGKVLELISVARTLSGLRPFELVRDDGATAQFDSLILANISRMAKYGTASEAHHPVDGRFEVVTLPHAGRWKMALMTLRAVTLGLGHQPAVSSYAFTTRNAVPCQIDGEVVHIQAGTHVLVESAKGALATT; from the coding sequence ATGGCTGATGACCTGGCACCTGCCGCCCCCTTCGACCGCTTAGTCCTGATCTTCAATCCAGGCAGGGCCGGAATGGCCGGGCGCATAGAAACGCTGCAGCGGGATCTGGCCCTCGACCTGCAGGGCCTGCCTGTTGAGCTTCTGCCGACAGGCTTTGCGGGGCATGCCAGGGACCTGGCGAGGTCCGAGGCCGGGCGAGGAGCCCCGCTCATCGTGTCAGTCAGCGGCGATGGCGGATACAACGAGGTAGTCAACGGGGTGATGGACGTTCCCGGCAGCAGGGCGGTGTGCACGGTGCTTCTTGCAGGTAATGCCAATGACCATCATCGGAGCTTGCCCGCAAGGCCGCTGACGGACGCCATCCGCGAGCGCCGGGTACGGCACATTGACCTGCTGCGCATCACATTCCGCCGCGCCGGCGGTGAACAGGTCCAGTACGCCCACTCCTACGTGGGGTTCGGGCTCACGCCGTTGATGGCGATCGGCATCGAAAAGGGCGGAAAAGGAAAGGTCCTCGAACTCATCTCCGTTGCCCGGACCCTCTCCGGCCTGCGGCCGTTCGAGCTTGTGCGGGATGACGGGGCCACGGCGCAGTTCGACAGCCTGATCCTGGCCAACATCTCCCGGATGGCGAAGTACGGAACAGCCAGCGAGGCGCACCACCCGGTCGATGGCCGGTTCGAGGTGGTGACGCTGCCCCATGCCGGCCGGTGGAAGATGGCGTTGATGACACTGCGCGCCGTCACGCTGGGCCTGGGCCATCAACCCGCCGTCAGCAGTTATGCCTTTACCACGCGCAACGCCGTTCCCTGCCAGATCGACGGCGAAGTTGTGCATATCCAGGCGGGCACGCACGTCCTCGTGGAAAGCGCCAAAGGCGCCCTCGCCACCACTTGA
- a CDS encoding NAD(P)-dependent oxidoreductase: MRVLVTGASGLLGGEVARLLVRQGHEVATFQRRPSGVDGATDFCGSVTDDAALRAAVAGAGGIIHLAAKVSFTGRAAEFDQVNVEGTRRLLACARAAGVRDVVYVSSPSVANSGAAIAGLGAEPADPEHAHGDYSRSKAEAELLALAADSPAFRVAAVRPHIVWGPGDTQLVERVLARAKQGRLPLLDAGGALIDTTYVDNAATAIVAALHRMDHIHGRALVVTNGEPRPVGELLAGICAAGGVRPPSWSVPGAVARAAGAVVEKLWIWAGREEEPPMTRFLAEQLSTAHWFDQRETRELLDWTPAVSIDEGLAKLAEHYGSRPQGGS, from the coding sequence ATGAGGGTCCTCGTCACCGGTGCCAGCGGGCTGCTCGGGGGAGAGGTTGCCCGGCTGCTGGTACGTCAGGGGCATGAGGTGGCGACGTTCCAGCGCCGCCCATCGGGGGTCGACGGCGCCACGGACTTCTGCGGGTCCGTCACGGATGATGCGGCGCTCCGGGCAGCAGTTGCAGGCGCCGGCGGAATCATCCACCTGGCGGCAAAAGTCTCTTTCACGGGCCGCGCGGCGGAGTTCGATCAGGTGAACGTCGAAGGGACCCGCCGCCTGCTCGCTTGCGCCCGTGCCGCCGGGGTGCGGGACGTCGTGTATGTGTCCTCCCCGTCGGTGGCCAATTCCGGCGCCGCCATCGCCGGGCTGGGCGCGGAGCCGGCCGACCCGGAGCATGCGCACGGAGACTACTCCCGCAGCAAGGCCGAGGCCGAGCTGCTGGCGCTCGCAGCTGACTCTCCTGCCTTCCGGGTGGCGGCGGTGCGCCCGCACATCGTCTGGGGACCGGGCGACACCCAACTGGTGGAACGGGTCCTGGCACGCGCCAAGCAGGGACGCCTGCCGCTGCTCGACGCCGGTGGGGCCCTGATCGACACCACGTACGTGGACAATGCCGCCACGGCCATCGTCGCCGCGCTGCACAGGATGGACCACATCCATGGCAGGGCTCTGGTGGTGACCAACGGCGAGCCCCGCCCGGTGGGCGAGCTGCTGGCAGGCATCTGCGCCGCGGGAGGCGTCCGCCCGCCGTCGTGGTCCGTGCCTGGTGCGGTGGCGCGGGCGGCGGGGGCTGTGGTGGAGAAGCTCTGGATCTGGGCCGGGCGGGAAGAGGAGCCGCCGATGACCAGGTTCCTCGCCGAACAGCTCTCCACCGCGCACTGGTTCGACCAGCGCGAGACCCGGGAACTCCTCGACTGGACCCCCGCAGTCTCCATTGACGAGGGGCTGGCGAAGCTGGCCGAGCACTACGGCTCCCGGCCGCAGGGCGGTTCTTGA
- a CDS encoding DUF6544 family protein, translated as MRILFALFLGLHGLLHLLGAAKGLGLADVAQLTQPITQPEGVLWLLAAVLLLATAISLFVLPRLWMVIGISALIMSQLTISLSWADAGYGTIPNIILLAGLVFGFLSSGPRSFRAEYNREVAQDLARSVPTPLLTEADLVHLPAVVQRYIRRSGAVGLPKVQNFSARYHGQIRSGPDSSWMSFTGRQQNAYDRPSRLFLMDASKSGVPFQAFHRFVGPSATMRVKVASLVTLVNAAGPEMDEAETVTLFNDLCVLAPGALIAGSIEWREIDQESVEASFTNTGRTIHYQYRPHHPRNPLVQ; from the coding sequence ATGAGAATACTGTTTGCCCTTTTTCTCGGCCTCCATGGTCTACTTCATCTGCTGGGTGCAGCGAAGGGGCTCGGGCTCGCCGACGTTGCCCAGCTAACCCAGCCAATCACCCAGCCCGAGGGCGTTCTATGGCTTCTCGCAGCGGTACTGCTCCTCGCCACCGCGATCTCCCTGTTCGTCCTGCCCCGGTTGTGGATGGTGATCGGCATTTCCGCGCTCATCATGTCCCAGCTTACGATTAGTCTTTCGTGGGCTGACGCCGGGTACGGGACCATCCCGAACATCATCCTGCTTGCCGGACTGGTCTTCGGGTTTCTGTCCTCGGGGCCCCGGAGCTTCCGCGCCGAGTACAACCGTGAGGTCGCACAAGACCTGGCCCGATCCGTCCCCACGCCGCTGCTCACCGAGGCCGACCTCGTGCACCTCCCCGCCGTGGTGCAGCGCTACATCCGCCGCAGTGGCGCTGTGGGTTTACCCAAAGTCCAAAATTTCTCGGCCCGCTATCACGGACAGATCCGCAGCGGGCCGGACTCGTCCTGGATGTCCTTCACGGGCCGGCAGCAGAACGCCTACGACCGTCCCTCACGCCTGTTCCTCATGGACGCCTCAAAATCCGGAGTGCCCTTCCAGGCCTTCCACCGTTTTGTCGGCCCCTCCGCGACGATGAGGGTCAAAGTCGCCTCACTCGTCACTTTGGTGAACGCGGCTGGCCCGGAGATGGACGAGGCGGAGACAGTCACCCTTTTCAACGATCTTTGCGTCCTGGCGCCGGGCGCGTTGATCGCCGGCAGCATTGAATGGCGCGAGATCGATCAGGAGTCGGTGGAAGCGTCCTTTACCAATACCGGCCGCACCATCCACTACCAATACCGGCCGCACCATCCACGCAATCCTCTCGTTCAATGA